From a single Haloarcula sp. DT43 genomic region:
- a CDS encoding PrsW family intramembrane metalloprotease, protein MQLDKLLRVAKWEVTKNAGGVDKRTVVVMALAIVAMGAVAAVAVSGGTGAGMDDGIYRIGVDESSPYYGVAADDRTFDIREPDPAAIERRQQELLYRGIRLQNEPRTAKERAALTELRDSTAQYNDRTLARDDNQTAAFPVAVTLVYEQQSGSSRLDPRSGEGSDGSDASDGGTSGSGSGESSTSSGGGSDASGGDGTSGGSEDSAVSSDDSPATADGSEGAVGGSGDSVGDSDGGSVTSGDGSASGSGANLGAVGARLTGDVQGGTPSDISPPFPFESLVLAFLYIVPMNFVIQAYGSSMLSERLNRRGELLLVTPTSRGDIIGGKTLPYFLGAVGVAALITAALRFGNVAPAGSHVAVLAVVPLVVLFLSATFCGAMFARSFKELTFVTVTITVTLTSYAFVPAIFTDVTPIALISPLTLVVMDLTGQSVGLPSFVFSTAPPLLTGLVLFGLGAGLYREEDMFTQRPIPLKVLDALAGGITGRRSALKMSVVLLPLVVVAELAAVAFLFVLDSVSLNVFGTNQSLGIVLVLAVIVVIEEVAKSLHVYAGYEHARYERTLRSALGVGALSGLGFFIGEKGLLIARLSDLESLPIGEAALQGATLPAGLPLWVAGLLFLLPLALHTVTAAISSVGASRGRRAYFGALGAAIVVHFAYNFAVVSTLV, encoded by the coding sequence ATGCAACTCGACAAGCTCCTGCGGGTCGCCAAGTGGGAAGTGACGAAGAACGCCGGGGGCGTCGACAAGCGGACCGTCGTCGTGATGGCGCTCGCGATAGTCGCGATGGGGGCGGTCGCCGCGGTCGCCGTCAGCGGCGGCACCGGCGCGGGCATGGACGACGGCATCTACCGCATCGGCGTCGACGAGTCCAGTCCGTACTACGGCGTCGCGGCCGACGACCGGACCTTCGACATTCGTGAGCCCGACCCCGCTGCAATCGAGCGCCGCCAGCAGGAGCTCCTGTATCGTGGCATCCGGCTGCAAAACGAGCCGCGGACGGCCAAAGAGCGGGCCGCACTCACCGAACTCCGCGACAGCACGGCGCAGTACAACGACCGAACCCTCGCCCGCGACGACAACCAGACCGCCGCGTTTCCGGTCGCCGTGACGCTGGTCTACGAACAGCAGTCGGGGAGCAGCCGGCTCGACCCCCGCAGCGGGGAGGGCAGTGACGGGTCCGACGCCTCGGACGGCGGCACCAGCGGCTCCGGCAGTGGCGAGTCGAGTACGTCGAGCGGCGGTGGCTCGGACGCCAGCGGTGGCGACGGGACGAGCGGCGGGAGCGAAGACAGTGCCGTGAGCAGCGACGATAGCCCGGCGACGGCCGACGGCAGCGAGGGCGCTGTCGGCGGCAGCGGTGACAGCGTCGGCGACAGCGACGGCGGGTCGGTCACGAGCGGCGACGGGTCCGCGAGCGGCAGCGGCGCGAACCTCGGTGCCGTCGGCGCGCGACTGACCGGTGACGTGCAGGGCGGTACCCCCTCGGACATCTCGCCGCCGTTCCCCTTCGAGTCGCTCGTGCTCGCCTTCCTCTACATCGTGCCGATGAACTTCGTCATCCAGGCCTACGGCTCGTCGATGCTTTCGGAGCGGCTGAACCGCCGCGGCGAACTCCTGCTGGTGACGCCCACCTCGCGGGGCGACATCATCGGCGGGAAGACGCTCCCGTACTTCCTGGGTGCCGTCGGCGTGGCGGCACTCATCACCGCAGCGCTGCGGTTCGGGAACGTCGCGCCCGCGGGGAGCCACGTGGCGGTGCTGGCGGTCGTGCCGCTGGTCGTCCTGTTCCTCTCGGCGACGTTCTGCGGGGCGATGTTCGCCCGCTCGTTCAAGGAACTCACGTTCGTGACGGTGACGATAACAGTGACGCTGACCTCCTACGCGTTCGTGCCGGCCATCTTCACCGACGTGACGCCGATTGCGCTCATCTCGCCGCTGACGCTGGTCGTGATGGACCTGACCGGCCAGTCGGTCGGGCTCCCGTCGTTCGTCTTCTCGACGGCCCCGCCGCTTCTGACCGGGCTGGTGCTGTTCGGTCTGGGGGCCGGGCTCTACCGTGAGGAGGACATGTTCACCCAGCGGCCGATTCCGCTGAAGGTGCTCGACGCGCTGGCCGGCGGCATCACCGGTCGCCGGAGCGCGCTGAAGATGAGCGTCGTCCTGTTGCCGCTGGTCGTCGTCGCCGAACTGGCGGCCGTCGCGTTCCTGTTCGTCCTCGACTCCGTGTCGCTGAACGTCTTCGGGACGAACCAGTCGCTCGGCATCGTGCTCGTGCTCGCGGTCATCGTCGTCATCGAGGAGGTGGCGAAGAGCCTGCACGTCTACGCCGGCTACGAACACGCCCGCTACGAGCGGACGCTCCGGTCGGCGCTCGGGGTCGGCGCGCTCTCCGGGCTCGGCTTCTTCATCGGGGAGAAGGGGCTGCTCATCGCCAGGCTCTCCGACCTGGAGAGCCTTCCTATCGGCGAAGCCGCCCTGCAGGGCGCGACCCTGCCGGCCGGTCTGCCGCTGTGGGTCGCGGGGCTGTTGTTCCTGCTCCCGCTGGCGCTGCACACGGTGACGGCGGCCATCTCGTCGGTGGGCGCGAGCCGCGGCCGCCGGGCCTACTTCGGTGCCCTGGGGGCGGCTATCGTCGTTCACTTCGCCTACAACTTCGCGGTGGTGAGTACCCTTGTCTGA
- a CDS encoding ABC transporter ATP-binding protein, with protein MIEARDIRKEYSGFVAVQGSSFSVDRGEVFGIIGPNGAGKTTTLKMLAGLLEPTSGTAEIAGFDTETAEMRQQLGFLPEESPLYEEMTPVSYLQFFADLYDVPPDVAEERMHDTLDELELEHRDRKLGDMSKGMKRKVAIARSLINDPDVLIYDEPASGLDPLTTNYVIEFTEQLAKEGKTIVFSAHNLFHVESICDRVAIMNEGEIVARGDLAALQDEYGHTRYHVYTTVDVPDATTENGSYKRVVDSMDAVEETRERAEANGGDVVDIRTEESSLEEVFLNVAEAGTRGTRYVGEDAE; from the coding sequence ATGATCGAGGCCCGGGACATTCGCAAGGAGTACAGCGGTTTCGTCGCTGTACAGGGCAGTTCGTTTTCGGTCGACCGCGGCGAGGTGTTCGGTATCATCGGGCCGAACGGGGCCGGCAAGACGACGACGCTGAAGATGCTCGCGGGCCTGCTGGAGCCGACGAGCGGCACCGCCGAGATAGCGGGATTCGATACGGAGACTGCCGAGATGCGCCAGCAGTTGGGCTTTCTCCCCGAGGAATCGCCGCTGTACGAGGAGATGACGCCCGTCTCGTACCTGCAGTTCTTCGCCGACCTCTACGACGTGCCCCCCGACGTGGCCGAGGAACGGATGCACGACACGCTTGACGAACTGGAACTGGAACACCGCGACCGAAAGCTCGGGGACATGTCCAAGGGGATGAAACGGAAGGTCGCCATCGCGCGGTCGCTCATCAACGACCCCGACGTGCTCATCTACGACGAGCCGGCATCGGGACTGGACCCGCTGACGACGAACTACGTCATCGAGTTCACCGAACAGCTGGCGAAGGAGGGCAAGACCATCGTCTTCTCGGCGCACAACCTCTTTCACGTCGAGTCTATCTGTGACCGAGTCGCTATCATGAACGAGGGGGAAATCGTCGCACGCGGCGATTTAGCGGCGCTTCAAGACGAGTACGGCCACACGCGGTACCACGTCTACACGACCGTCGACGTCCCGGACGCGACGACGGAGAACGGGTCGTACAAGCGAGTCGTCGACAGCATGGACGCCGTCGAGGAGACCCGCGAGCGGGCCGAGGCAAACGGCGGGGACGTGGTCGACATACGGACCGAGGAGTCCAGCCTGGAGGAGGTGTTCCTCAACGTCGCCGAGGCCGGGACCCGCGGCACGCGGTACGTCGGGGAGGACGCGGAGTAG
- a CDS encoding SRPBCC family protein, whose amino-acid sequence MALELGASSVSLERTPGGRRLVVRRDVAASADIVWDILTDTDCWPDWGPSVTAVETDGRYITEGTTGRVRVAGAVWLPFEVTACAPYRWTWDVARLPATGHFVTERTDGSVVGFEIPPLAAGYAPVCARACRRIAALARDA is encoded by the coding sequence ATGGCACTCGAACTCGGCGCGAGCAGCGTCTCGCTGGAACGGACGCCGGGCGGGCGACGCCTCGTCGTCCGGCGCGACGTCGCCGCGTCGGCCGATATCGTCTGGGACATTCTGACAGACACCGACTGCTGGCCCGACTGGGGGCCGTCGGTCACGGCCGTGGAGACGGACGGCCGGTACATCACCGAGGGGACGACCGGCCGTGTCCGCGTCGCTGGCGCAGTGTGGCTCCCGTTCGAGGTGACTGCCTGTGCGCCGTACCGCTGGACCTGGGACGTGGCTCGGCTCCCCGCGACAGGTCACTTCGTCACGGAGCGCACCGACGGGTCCGTCGTCGGCTTCGAGATTCCGCCGCTGGCGGCCGGCTACGCGCCGGTGTGTGCCCGCGCCTGCCGGCGCATCGCCGCTCTCGCACGCGACGCGTAG
- a CDS encoding sensor histidine kinase, producing MVVVVPFAAGIIVGGFWLENSEIEPARYRRIGVWFGGSLACFLLLNVVMILTWPTGSLGEDIGWGLFAATVGGFAGLVMGIFEARAISRAVEVERHRLRREAVEQRNERLDEFAAVVAHDLRNPLSVASGRLELAREDRDSEHLETAAAALDRMGTLVDRTLTLARSGHVISETEAVDLGDLVEDCWTAVPTGAARLENDVSAVVDADPDRLRHLFENLFRNSVEHGSTSSRTGSDDSVEQGAGNERSLGGSARGAGLTVRVGDLADGFYVADDGSGIPAAKRDAVLNDGYSTADGEGGLGLAIVQRIVEAHGWDIDVTESADGGTRFEITGTTTVASPDEDGSTRSQTPVRT from the coding sequence ATGGTGGTGGTCGTTCCGTTCGCAGCGGGGATAATCGTCGGCGGATTCTGGCTCGAGAACTCGGAGATAGAACCGGCACGGTACCGGCGCATCGGGGTCTGGTTCGGCGGCAGCCTCGCGTGTTTCCTGCTGTTGAACGTGGTGATGATTCTGACGTGGCCGACGGGGTCGCTGGGCGAGGACATCGGCTGGGGGCTGTTCGCGGCCACCGTCGGCGGCTTCGCCGGGCTCGTGATGGGCATCTTCGAGGCGCGCGCGATTTCGCGGGCCGTTGAGGTCGAGCGCCACCGGCTCCGCCGGGAGGCCGTCGAGCAGCGCAACGAGCGCCTCGACGAGTTCGCGGCCGTGGTCGCACACGACCTCCGGAACCCCCTCAGCGTCGCCTCGGGGCGTCTCGAACTCGCACGCGAGGACCGCGATTCGGAGCACTTAGAGACGGCTGCGGCGGCGCTGGATCGGATGGGGACGCTCGTCGACCGGACGCTGACGCTGGCCCGGAGCGGGCACGTCATCAGCGAGACGGAGGCCGTCGACCTCGGCGACCTGGTCGAGGACTGCTGGACGGCCGTGCCGACGGGCGCTGCGAGGCTGGAAAACGACGTCTCGGCCGTCGTCGACGCCGATCCGGACCGACTCCGACACCTGTTCGAAAACTTGTTCCGGAACAGCGTGGAGCACGGCTCCACGAGCAGTCGGACGGGGTCCGACGACAGCGTGGAACAGGGGGCCGGAAACGAGCGGTCCCTGGGCGGGAGCGCTCGCGGTGCCGGCCTGACGGTCCGCGTCGGTGACCTGGCCGACGGCTTCTACGTCGCCGACGACGGCTCCGGCATCCCGGCCGCCAAGCGCGACGCCGTCCTCAACGACGGCTACTCGACGGCGGACGGCGAGGGCGGGCTGGGACTGGCAATCGTCCAGCGAATCGTCGAAGCCCACGGCTGGGACATCGACGTGACCGAAAGCGCCGACGGCGGGACGCGCTTCGAAATCACGGGCACAACGACGGTGGCCAGTCCGGACGAGGACGGCTCCACGCGGTCACAGACGCCGGTCCGGACCTGA
- a CDS encoding transcriptional regulator produces MPHICRNCKRTFSTELELELHRDTCSAGQLYCDECGDRFTERAATEDGWHYRCPNDDCDGAGIDDDIHKVSDARVTKQ; encoded by the coding sequence ATGCCTCATATCTGTCGGAACTGCAAGCGGACCTTTAGCACAGAACTCGAACTCGAACTCCACCGCGACACGTGTTCGGCCGGGCAGCTCTACTGCGACGAATGCGGCGACCGGTTCACCGAGCGAGCGGCCACGGAGGACGGCTGGCACTATCGATGTCCGAACGACGACTGCGACGGGGCCGGCATCGACGACGACATACACAAAGTATCCGACGCACGCGTAACCAAACAGTAG
- a CDS encoding ATP-binding protein, which produces MTPARGTVYLVAGTDAADLAGALSEAFPSGTAEAVRDTSAVRDRLDDGDVRGVVVSDDGDDAVAVFETLRAAGVESPIVAVAADPDPERVTEALRAGVTDYLPAGTPPSLLAAKLEAYATRWPTDWRVGATQWDRISSGVSHDAKNPLNVVMGRLELLDVGEPHEDALLRSVGRVESLLTDLSRIGSIGRPVTETDSLSLADVASEVWAGAGYDDATLDVATETAVDAESDRLQLLLRELFDNAVAHSEGPVTVTVGDTPSGFYVADDGPGIPEADREDVFDQGFGTTRDGEGYGLFLVDTAARAHGWTVSVGDSDAGGARIDVTTV; this is translated from the coding sequence ATGACGCCTGCTCGTGGGACAGTGTATCTCGTGGCCGGCACCGACGCGGCTGACCTGGCAGGGGCACTCTCCGAGGCCTTCCCGTCGGGAACAGCCGAAGCAGTCCGAGACACGAGCGCCGTCCGGGACCGACTGGACGACGGGGACGTCAGGGGCGTCGTCGTCAGCGACGACGGCGACGACGCGGTGGCGGTGTTCGAGACGCTGCGAGCGGCGGGGGTCGAGAGTCCAATCGTCGCCGTCGCGGCCGACCCCGACCCGGAGCGGGTCACCGAGGCACTGCGGGCCGGCGTCACCGACTACCTGCCAGCCGGGACGCCGCCGTCCCTGCTGGCCGCGAAACTCGAGGCGTACGCGACCCGGTGGCCGACCGACTGGCGGGTCGGTGCGACCCAGTGGGACAGGATTTCCAGCGGCGTCTCCCACGACGCGAAGAACCCGCTGAACGTCGTCATGGGGCGACTGGAGCTACTGGACGTCGGCGAACCCCACGAGGACGCCCTGCTCCGGTCGGTCGGCCGGGTGGAGTCGCTGCTGACCGACCTCTCCCGCATCGGGAGCATCGGGCGTCCGGTGACTGAGACCGACTCGCTCTCGCTGGCTGACGTCGCGTCCGAGGTCTGGGCCGGGGCGGGCTACGACGACGCGACGCTCGACGTGGCGACGGAGACGGCCGTCGACGCCGAGAGCGACCGGCTCCAGTTGCTGTTGCGCGAACTGTTCGACAACGCCGTCGCCCACAGCGAGGGGCCGGTGACCGTCACCGTCGGCGACACCCCGTCGGGGTTCTACGTGGCCGACGACGGCCCGGGGATTCCCGAGGCGGACCGCGAGGACGTGTTCGACCAGGGGTTCGGGACGACGCGGGACGGCGAGGGGTACGGGCTGTTCCTCGTCGACACCGCGGCCCGCGCCCACGGCTGGACGGTATCGGTCGGTGACAGCGACGCCGGCGGCGCGCGAATCGACGTGACGACGGTCTAG
- the sucD gene encoding succinate--CoA ligase subunit alpha produces MSVLVDENTRVVVQGITGGEGKFHTEQMLEYGTNVVAGAVPGRGGQEVAGVPVYDTVQQAAREEDANAAVVFVPPAFAGDACFEALDARGIDLVVAITEGIPTQDMARVYRKLQETDTHLVGPNCPGVITPGVAKLGILPGNIFSSGNVGLVSRSGTLTYQVVDNLTNRGIGQSTAIGIGGDPIIGTDFIGALEQFEADPDTHAVVMCGEIGGEDEEEAARYIGEHMDTPVAGFIAGRTAPPGKRMGHAGAIVSGSGTGTAQSKITALEDNGVPVGDTPEEVADHVEDLL; encoded by the coding sequence ATGAGTGTTCTAGTCGACGAAAACACGCGCGTCGTTGTACAGGGGATCACCGGCGGTGAAGGGAAGTTCCACACCGAACAGATGCTGGAGTACGGCACCAACGTCGTCGCCGGCGCAGTGCCGGGCCGCGGCGGGCAGGAGGTCGCCGGCGTGCCGGTCTACGACACGGTCCAGCAGGCCGCCCGCGAGGAGGACGCCAACGCCGCCGTCGTGTTCGTGCCGCCGGCCTTCGCCGGCGACGCCTGTTTCGAGGCCCTGGACGCGCGGGGCATCGACCTCGTCGTCGCCATCACCGAGGGCATCCCGACCCAGGACATGGCGCGGGTCTACCGCAAACTGCAGGAGACCGACACGCACCTGGTCGGGCCGAACTGCCCCGGCGTCATCACGCCCGGCGTCGCCAAGCTCGGCATCCTCCCGGGGAACATCTTCTCGTCCGGGAACGTCGGTCTCGTCTCCCGCTCGGGAACGCTGACCTACCAGGTCGTCGACAACCTCACGAACCGCGGCATCGGCCAGTCGACGGCCATCGGCATCGGCGGCGACCCCATCATCGGGACGGACTTCATCGGCGCGCTCGAACAGTTCGAGGCCGACCCCGACACCCACGCCGTCGTCATGTGCGGCGAAATCGGCGGCGAGGACGAGGAGGAGGCCGCTCGCTACATCGGCGAGCACATGGACACGCCAGTCGCCGGCTTCATCGCCGGCCGTACCGCGCCGCCCGGAAAGCGGATGGGTCACGCGGGCGCAATCGTCTCCGGCTCCGGGACCGGGACCGCGCAGTCGAAGATTACCGCTCTAGAGGACAACGGCGTCCCGGTCGGCGACACGCCCGAGGAAGTCGCTGACCACGTCGAAGACCTGCTGTAG
- the sucC gene encoding ADP-forming succinate--CoA ligase subunit beta, giving the protein MRLHEYQAKQVFADAGIPTPASQLAETVDQAVDAAEEIGYPVAIKAQVHVGGRGKAGGIKLVEDKAEAEEAAEAILGMDLKGYHVSKVLVEEAVDFVNELYVGVTMDRGEGRPVAMVSTKGGVNIEEVAEEDPDAIAREHIDPAFGMHPFQARKVVYEAGVDREVANDVASVLTTLYQLWDDRDGADTEINPLMITADDEVIAADAVMNIDGDALFRQPEIAEMGEEAAEGDELEQKADEYGFDYVRLSGNVGIIGNGAGLVMTTLDLVDYYGGEPANFLDVGGGAKADRIANALDMVFSDDNVDSVVFNIFGGITRGDEVANGINQALEQFDEIPKPVTVRLAGTNAEEGMEILNEDLVTVEHTLEDAVQRAVEYAKEVEA; this is encoded by the coding sequence ATGCGCTTGCACGAATACCAGGCGAAGCAGGTCTTCGCTGACGCGGGCATCCCGACGCCCGCTTCGCAGCTGGCCGAGACAGTAGACCAGGCCGTCGACGCGGCCGAGGAAATCGGATATCCAGTCGCCATCAAGGCACAGGTCCACGTGGGCGGCCGCGGCAAAGCCGGCGGTATCAAACTCGTCGAGGACAAGGCGGAGGCCGAGGAGGCCGCCGAGGCCATCCTCGGGATGGACCTCAAGGGCTACCACGTCTCGAAGGTGCTCGTCGAGGAGGCCGTCGACTTCGTCAACGAACTGTACGTCGGCGTGACGATGGACCGCGGCGAGGGTCGCCCCGTCGCCATGGTCTCGACGAAGGGCGGCGTCAACATCGAGGAGGTCGCCGAGGAAGACCCCGACGCCATCGCCCGCGAGCACATCGACCCCGCCTTCGGGATGCACCCCTTCCAGGCCCGGAAGGTCGTCTACGAGGCCGGCGTCGACCGCGAGGTCGCAAACGACGTGGCGAGCGTCCTCACGACGCTGTACCAGCTGTGGGACGACCGCGACGGCGCTGACACGGAGATCAACCCCCTGATGATTACGGCCGACGACGAGGTCATCGCGGCCGACGCCGTCATGAACATCGACGGCGACGCCCTGTTCCGCCAGCCGGAAATCGCGGAGATGGGCGAGGAAGCGGCGGAGGGCGACGAACTCGAACAGAAGGCCGACGAGTACGGCTTCGACTACGTCCGGCTCTCGGGCAACGTCGGCATCATCGGCAACGGCGCGGGGCTCGTGATGACGACGCTCGACCTCGTCGACTACTACGGCGGCGAGCCGGCCAACTTCCTCGACGTGGGCGGCGGCGCGAAGGCCGACCGCATCGCGAACGCCCTCGACATGGTGTTCTCCGACGACAACGTCGACTCGGTCGTGTTCAACATCTTCGGGGGGATCACCCGCGGCGACGAGGTCGCCAACGGCATCAACCAGGCCTTAGAGCAGTTCGACGAGATTCCGAAACCGGTCACCGTCCGCCTCGCCGGCACCAACGCCGAGGAAGGGATGGAGATTCTGAACGAGGACCTCGTCACGGTCGAACACACGCTGGAGGACGCCGTCCAGCGTGCAGTCGAGTACGCGAAGGAGGTGGAAGCATGA
- a CDS encoding NAD-dependent protein deacylase: MVDDRHGTDGVADETLDAVAEALGAADTGVALTGAGVSTASGIPSFRGEDGVWERHDPSDFHRRRFDADPAGFWADRISLREAIYGDVDPDPNAAHEALAALESSGHLDAVLTQNVDGLHDDAGTDRVVELHGTHRRVVCDDCGHRRDADAVFEQAAKSGDLPPRCDCGGVYRPDVVLFGEPMPDVAMNEAQRLARDSDVFLAAGSSLSVQPASLLPKIAAEAGATLVVINYEETPRDASAAHVLRADVTRVLPAIAERL; this comes from the coding sequence ATGGTCGACGACAGGCACGGGACCGACGGTGTCGCCGACGAGACGCTCGACGCTGTGGCCGAGGCGCTGGGAGCCGCCGACACCGGCGTCGCGCTCACCGGCGCGGGCGTCTCGACGGCGTCGGGTATCCCCTCCTTTCGCGGCGAGGACGGAGTCTGGGAGCGCCACGACCCGTCCGACTTCCACCGCCGCCGGTTCGACGCCGACCCCGCGGGCTTCTGGGCGGACCGCATCTCGCTCCGGGAGGCCATCTACGGCGACGTAGACCCCGACCCAAACGCCGCACACGAGGCGCTGGCGGCGCTCGAATCGTCGGGTCATCTCGACGCCGTGCTCACACAGAACGTCGACGGACTACACGACGACGCCGGAACGGACCGGGTCGTCGAACTCCACGGGACCCATCGGCGCGTGGTCTGTGACGACTGCGGCCACCGCCGGGACGCCGACGCCGTGTTCGAACAGGCCGCCAAGAGCGGGGACCTGCCGCCGCGCTGTGACTGCGGCGGCGTCTACCGACCCGACGTGGTCCTGTTCGGCGAACCTATGCCCGACGTGGCGATGAACGAGGCCCAGCGCCTCGCCCGCGACAGCGACGTGTTCCTGGCGGCGGGGTCGTCGCTGTCGGTCCAGCCGGCGTCGCTCCTGCCGAAAATCGCGGCGGAGGCGGGCGCAACGCTGGTCGTGATAAACTACGAGGAGACGCCGCGTGACGCGAGTGCGGCCCACGTGCTCCGTGCGGATGTCACGCGGGTGTTGCCGGCGATTGCCGAGCGGTTATAG
- a CDS encoding DUF5793 family protein, producing the protein MRRDYFTVDIQASAADNDDPTIAIVYDGPTGEVRERLSKVDGGTLDGEDIDVTFRRQPEADGVLSLTNRLTGEYVFEATAPTADVDALVSAADAQEDPQFRVRLTDGEGESRTYELRTLLVYDHDGSLLRGQSLIPGGVEL; encoded by the coding sequence ATGAGGCGTGATTACTTCACCGTCGATATCCAGGCTTCGGCCGCCGACAACGACGACCCGACGATAGCAATCGTGTACGATGGGCCGACAGGAGAGGTCCGGGAGCGCCTCAGCAAAGTAGACGGCGGCACGCTCGACGGCGAGGACATCGACGTGACCTTCCGCCGCCAGCCGGAGGCGGACGGCGTGCTCTCGCTGACGAACCGCCTCACCGGGGAGTACGTCTTCGAGGCGACGGCACCGACGGCGGACGTCGACGCGCTCGTCTCCGCGGCGGACGCCCAAGAAGACCCACAGTTTAGGGTCCGTCTCACCGACGGCGAGGGGGAGTCCCGGACCTACGAGCTTCGAACGCTGCTCGTCTACGACCACGACGGGAGCCTCCTGCGCGGACAGAGTCTGATTCCCGGCGGCGTCGAGCTATAA
- a CDS encoding TIGR04206 family protein has protein sequence MAWVKAEYAGEFAVLATWLVGVAPWSVSLFEADGLTVVALRFLPFRFQFIFGATLAGERPFLWAWQVAAFQDSATVALAGTLGVAALGTFLLPFGLSLYYYAAEERLEAALPVDPVRLLGGLVGLVGLLTLAASALFITSFPGVTVPVGALVALAFAYLLLTVDRT, from the coding sequence ATGGCCTGGGTGAAAGCAGAGTACGCGGGCGAGTTCGCGGTGCTCGCGACGTGGCTGGTCGGAGTGGCCCCGTGGTCGGTTTCGCTGTTCGAGGCCGACGGACTGACTGTCGTCGCGCTCCGGTTTCTCCCCTTCCGGTTCCAGTTCATCTTCGGCGCGACCCTGGCCGGCGAACGGCCCTTCCTCTGGGCCTGGCAGGTCGCCGCCTTCCAGGACTCCGCGACGGTCGCCCTCGCCGGGACGCTCGGGGTCGCGGCCCTGGGCACGTTCCTGCTCCCGTTCGGCCTCAGCCTCTACTACTACGCCGCCGAGGAGCGCCTCGAAGCGGCCCTCCCCGTCGACCCGGTCCGACTGCTCGGCGGGCTGGTCGGGCTGGTCGGCCTCCTCACGCTCGCGGCCAGCGCGCTGTTTATCACCTCGTTTCCCGGCGTCACCGTCCCCGTCGGCGCGCTCGTCGCCCTGGCGTTCGCCTACCTCTTGCTCACCGTCGACCGGACGTGA